The Thermodesulfovibrionia bacterium genome contains the following window.
AAACTATGCAAAGGGAGACCTTAAGTCCGCCTTTGTGGTTGCAGCGTGCACTTCATCCGGAAAAACCAATATCATGATCGCCAACGACGCAAAGGAACTTTTCTGCCCGCTTATTAATGTCGCGGACAACCCGTCTGAAGGCAATTTTATCGTGCCCGCTTCCCTAACACGCGGCCCTCTGACCATCGCAATATCCACAGAAGGCGCAAGCCCTGCGATTGCAAAGATGATAAGGAAAGAGATACAGGAGGTTTACGACGCAGATTTTGCAAAATACCTGAAACTTCTGGGGCCACTGCGCAGGAAGGCATTAACAAAGATAACAGATGACAAAAAGAGAATATATATATTTAAGAAGTTTTCTTCCCCAAAAATAATCAGCACCCTCAGAAAGAAGGGATTTGAAGCTGCGTCAAAAGAGATGAAGGCCCTTCTGAAATAGCGCCCTATATACCGGCGATCTTTGCTATCTCATCATGTATGCGCTCTGCTTCCTCGCGATTGCCGAACAT
Protein-coding sequences here:
- a CDS encoding DUF3568 family protein translates to MVIKLSDQGQKVTYISVRVGMFGNREEAERIHDEIAKIAGI
- a CDS encoding bifunctional precorrin-2 dehydrogenase/sirohydrochlorin ferrochelatase produces the protein MKYYPLFLDLKAKKAVVIGGGRVAERKAAALIKAGAAIELVSPSLTPRLQKFKAAGKIKHKARNYAKGDLKSAFVVAACTSSGKTNIMIANDAKELFCPLINVADNPSEGNFIVPASLTRGPLTIAISTEGASPAIAKMIRKEIQEVYDADFAKYLKLLGPLRRKALTKITDDKKRIYIFKKFSSPKIISTLRKKGFEAASKEMKALLK